From the genome of Primulina eburnea isolate SZY01 chromosome 12, ASM2296580v1, whole genome shotgun sequence, one region includes:
- the LOC140808414 gene encoding uncharacterized protein isoform X2 has protein sequence MADHVFYRIFDVQNYIILDQFSDTIGELKVDFVFNRKESLRTVSSPKFESNEHDTRNAIAFDGTETLVSANSPSMSLHSNGDCNHMARNNDTNVKQDIAKEELPCDVENGSFIKERTSGGKCANVNVNSSEDKVATNIVDNRSDSGGNIVGCKTKVEMDKVKERKSHLKHVQFEENVKSMKSRGWNDTSSRGGMFDDMSLKNYEKNIDLNSSKCRRAISIVKNKNTSDDKNDGCQVNVENKKVNDTKSPLKNTCFGERVRSNTKSLFLNDTSLKRGKVDASSGEDGEATSNIGNKNVSCVENIGDTCLKRGKLSDNSSKNNGKTGVPCLIISRDIPEIKASGAISVDGEVKFEIDKDSGGLRKDLKSAKSSINLNEKISDVGTTGPKTLESDHVAGFSSHQKNLKSTKILNASRGKSSRINDILVDEVSKNKSNEVFERHGQVSKHIKLSSETTSQLSKTRVCPQNGEMKHGHDSFKRKDLSSVEDLCLGDAPSKKAKLDYNSCKVNNMEVLPKMKEKSCGIGQARPNHTHGACKREDLTLAKDSCIIEGASKKAKVDGSRSRKTSKLNKNVVFQIPKEEIHHSKHGKDEGEVFEVSPRPINEKRTWLKLGNLSWESLMTAQNEGKLVLLQNLDPTLTSADVMEIIWHAFEEKCMAKMVQRTAMSSPHNGQALLIFNTREIAEKVLKKLDDKCLMLLDQRPLVGCPVLLPEYPRKQTAFVGHLSIDKVKRLMQREMKEAVSTSHYSQPNTIEYEMAMEWSLLQSKSNIWCQKLFELHEVESRKLMANLQVK, from the exons ATGGCCGATCATGTATTTTACCGAATTTTTGATGTCCAAAACtacataatattggatcaatttaGTGATACTATTGGCGAACTTAAAG TTGATTTCGTGTTTAACAGAAAAGAGAGTTTAAGGACTGTGAGTAGTCCAAAATTCGAATCGAACGAACATGACACGAGAAATGCTATTGCCTTTGATGGCACCGAGACGCTTGTGAGTGCAAACTCACCAAGCATGAGTCTACATTCAAACGGAGATTGCAATCATATGGCAAGAAACAATGATACAAATGTAAAGCAAGACATAGCTAAAGAAGAATTGCCCTGTGATGTGGAGAATGGATCATTTATCAAGGAACGAACATCTGGAGGGAAATGTGCTAATGTCAATGTGAATTCTAGTGAAGATAAAGTGGCTACAAATATCGTAGATAATAGAAGTGATTCAGGTGGTAACATTGTTGGGTGCAAAACAAAAGTTGAGATGGACAAGGTGAAAGAAAGAAAGTCTCATTTGAAACATGTTCAATTTGAAGAGAATGTGAAGTCAATGAAATCCCGTGGTTGGAATGATACTTCTTCGAGGGGAGGAATGTTTGATGACATGTCTTTGAAGAactatgaaaaaaatattgatttgaaTTCTAGCAAATGTCGACGAGCTATAAGCATTGTCAAGAATAAAAATACTTCAGATGATAAAAATGATGGGTGCCAAGTTAATGTTGAGAACAAGAAGGTGAACGATACGAAGTCTCCTTTGAAGAACACTTGTTTTGGGGAAAGAGTGCGATCTAATACAAAATCCCTTTTTTTGAATGATACATCTTTGAAGAGAGGAAAAGTTGATGCGAGTTCTGGTGAAGATGGAGAGGCAACAAGTAACATAggtaataaaaatgtttcctgtGTTGAAAACATCGGTGATACATGTTTGAAGAGAGGAAAACTTAGTGACAATTCTTCCAAAAACAATGGTAAAACTGGTGTTCCATGTTTGATCATTTCTAGAGATATTCCAGAGATAAAGGCGAGCGGTGCTATTTCAGTTGATGGAGAAGTAAAATTCGAAATTGATAAAGATTCTGGGGGACTAAGGAAAGATTTGAAATCGGCAAAAAGCTCAATTAATTTGAATGAAAAGATATCGGATGTGGGAACTACCGGTCCGAAAACTTTGGAATCTGATCATGTTGCCGGTTTTTCGTCCCATCaaaagaatttgaaatcaacTAAAATCTTGAATGCTTCTAGAGGAAAGTCTTCAAGAATCAATGATATTTTAGTTGATGAAGTGTCGAAAAATAAAAGCAATGAGGTTTTTGAAAGACATGGACAAGTTTCTAAACATATCAAACTCTCAAGCGAGACTACAAGTCAATTGTCAAAGACACGTGTTTGTCCGCAAAATGGAGAAATGAAACACGGGCATGATTCTTTTAAGAGAAAAGATTTATCCTCAGTGGAAGATTTGTGTCTTGGAGACGCTCCTTCCAAGAAAGCAAAACTTGATTACAATTCATGTAAAGTAAATAATATGGAAGTTCTTCCAAAAATGAAAGAGAAAAGTTGTGGAATTGGACAAGCAAGGCCAAATCATACACATGGTGCTTGCAAGAGAGAGGATTTAACATTGGCTAAAGATTCATGTATCATAGAAGGTGCTTCCAAGAAAGCGAAAGTTGATGGGTCGAGGTCGAGAAAGACTTCCAAGTTAAATAAAAATGTTGTCTTTCAAATTCCGAAAGAGGAAATTCATCATAGTAAGCATGGAAAAGATGAAGGTGAAGTATTTGAAGTCAGTCCAAGGCCGATAAAC GAAAAGCGGACCTGGTTGAAGTTGGGGAACTTG TCTTGGGAAAGTTTGATGACAGCGCAGAATGAAGGAAAACTAGTGTTGCTTCAGAATTTGGATCCAACTCTTACTTCGGCTGATGTAATG GAAATTATTTGGCATGCATTTGAAGAAAAATGCATGGCCAAGATGGTGCAACGCACTGCTATGTCTAGTCCACACAATG GCCaagctctccttatattcaataCAAGAGAAATTGCTGAGAAGGTTTTGAAAAAATTGGATGACAAGTGCTTGATGCTACTAGACCAGAG GCCACTAGTTGGTTGCCCTGTGCTCCTTCCTGAATACCCTAGGAAACAGACAGCATTTGTTGGCCActtgtctattgacaaagttaAACGCCTAATGCAGAGGGAAATG AAAGAAGCAGTGTCTACGTCTCATTATTCCCAGCCAAACACAATTGAATATGAGATGGCTATGGAGTGGTCACTTCTACAATCAAAATCTAATATCTGGTGCCAGAAACTTTTTGAG CTACATGAGGTGGAGTCGAGGAAACTTATGGCCAATCTCCAAGTGAAATAA
- the LOC140808414 gene encoding protein ANTI-SILENCING 1-like isoform X1 — MSHLEVDKREEPEFKWLKEKEGVKKYRDIHFYESFVYEGVEYSLYDSVYLQVEYERRPCIGKLVGIWEEANKSKKIRVQWFFRPSEILYYLGDTEVIENELFLASGCGIGLVNINPLEAIVGKCNVVCISTDERNPKLTEDEEKMADHVFYRIFDVQNYIILDQFSDTIGELKVDFVFNRKESLRTVSSPKFESNEHDTRNAIAFDGTETLVSANSPSMSLHSNGDCNHMARNNDTNVKQDIAKEELPCDVENGSFIKERTSGGKCANVNVNSSEDKVATNIVDNRSDSGGNIVGCKTKVEMDKVKERKSHLKHVQFEENVKSMKSRGWNDTSSRGGMFDDMSLKNYEKNIDLNSSKCRRAISIVKNKNTSDDKNDGCQVNVENKKVNDTKSPLKNTCFGERVRSNTKSLFLNDTSLKRGKVDASSGEDGEATSNIGNKNVSCVENIGDTCLKRGKLSDNSSKNNGKTGVPCLIISRDIPEIKASGAISVDGEVKFEIDKDSGGLRKDLKSAKSSINLNEKISDVGTTGPKTLESDHVAGFSSHQKNLKSTKILNASRGKSSRINDILVDEVSKNKSNEVFERHGQVSKHIKLSSETTSQLSKTRVCPQNGEMKHGHDSFKRKDLSSVEDLCLGDAPSKKAKLDYNSCKVNNMEVLPKMKEKSCGIGQARPNHTHGACKREDLTLAKDSCIIEGASKKAKVDGSRSRKTSKLNKNVVFQIPKEEIHHSKHGKDEGEVFEVSPRPINEKRTWLKLGNLSWESLMTAQNEGKLVLLQNLDPTLTSADVMEIIWHAFEEKCMAKMVQRTAMSSPHNGQALLIFNTREIAEKVLKKLDDKCLMLLDQRPLVGCPVLLPEYPRKQTAFVGHLSIDKVKRLMQREMKEAVSTSHYSQPNTIEYEMAMEWSLLQSKSNIWCQKLFELHEVESRKLMANLQVK, encoded by the exons ATGTCTCATCTCGAAGTAGACAAACGTGAGGAACCTGAATTTAAATGGTTGAAGGAAAAAGAGGGAGTAAAGAAATACAGAGATATACATTTTTATGAATCATTCGTTTATGAGGGGGTGGAGTACTCATTGTATGACTCAGTTTATTTGCAAGTGGAATATGAACGACGTCCCTGTATAGGAAAGCTTGTTGGAATTTGGGAAGAAGCCAACAAGTCCAAGAAGATAAGGGTTCAATGGTTTTTTCGACCCTCGGAAATTCTTTATTATTTAGGAGATACCGAGGTGATTGAAAATGAGTTATTTTTGGCTTCTGGCTGTGGCATAGGTCTTGTGAACATCAATCCTCTG GAAGCTATTGTTGGTAAATGCAATGTCGTCTGCATTTCAACTGATGAGAGAAATCCAAAACTCACTGAGGACGAGGAAAAAATGGCCGATCATGTATTTTACCGAATTTTTGATGTCCAAAACtacataatattggatcaatttaGTGATACTATTGGCGAACTTAAAG TTGATTTCGTGTTTAACAGAAAAGAGAGTTTAAGGACTGTGAGTAGTCCAAAATTCGAATCGAACGAACATGACACGAGAAATGCTATTGCCTTTGATGGCACCGAGACGCTTGTGAGTGCAAACTCACCAAGCATGAGTCTACATTCAAACGGAGATTGCAATCATATGGCAAGAAACAATGATACAAATGTAAAGCAAGACATAGCTAAAGAAGAATTGCCCTGTGATGTGGAGAATGGATCATTTATCAAGGAACGAACATCTGGAGGGAAATGTGCTAATGTCAATGTGAATTCTAGTGAAGATAAAGTGGCTACAAATATCGTAGATAATAGAAGTGATTCAGGTGGTAACATTGTTGGGTGCAAAACAAAAGTTGAGATGGACAAGGTGAAAGAAAGAAAGTCTCATTTGAAACATGTTCAATTTGAAGAGAATGTGAAGTCAATGAAATCCCGTGGTTGGAATGATACTTCTTCGAGGGGAGGAATGTTTGATGACATGTCTTTGAAGAactatgaaaaaaatattgatttgaaTTCTAGCAAATGTCGACGAGCTATAAGCATTGTCAAGAATAAAAATACTTCAGATGATAAAAATGATGGGTGCCAAGTTAATGTTGAGAACAAGAAGGTGAACGATACGAAGTCTCCTTTGAAGAACACTTGTTTTGGGGAAAGAGTGCGATCTAATACAAAATCCCTTTTTTTGAATGATACATCTTTGAAGAGAGGAAAAGTTGATGCGAGTTCTGGTGAAGATGGAGAGGCAACAAGTAACATAggtaataaaaatgtttcctgtGTTGAAAACATCGGTGATACATGTTTGAAGAGAGGAAAACTTAGTGACAATTCTTCCAAAAACAATGGTAAAACTGGTGTTCCATGTTTGATCATTTCTAGAGATATTCCAGAGATAAAGGCGAGCGGTGCTATTTCAGTTGATGGAGAAGTAAAATTCGAAATTGATAAAGATTCTGGGGGACTAAGGAAAGATTTGAAATCGGCAAAAAGCTCAATTAATTTGAATGAAAAGATATCGGATGTGGGAACTACCGGTCCGAAAACTTTGGAATCTGATCATGTTGCCGGTTTTTCGTCCCATCaaaagaatttgaaatcaacTAAAATCTTGAATGCTTCTAGAGGAAAGTCTTCAAGAATCAATGATATTTTAGTTGATGAAGTGTCGAAAAATAAAAGCAATGAGGTTTTTGAAAGACATGGACAAGTTTCTAAACATATCAAACTCTCAAGCGAGACTACAAGTCAATTGTCAAAGACACGTGTTTGTCCGCAAAATGGAGAAATGAAACACGGGCATGATTCTTTTAAGAGAAAAGATTTATCCTCAGTGGAAGATTTGTGTCTTGGAGACGCTCCTTCCAAGAAAGCAAAACTTGATTACAATTCATGTAAAGTAAATAATATGGAAGTTCTTCCAAAAATGAAAGAGAAAAGTTGTGGAATTGGACAAGCAAGGCCAAATCATACACATGGTGCTTGCAAGAGAGAGGATTTAACATTGGCTAAAGATTCATGTATCATAGAAGGTGCTTCCAAGAAAGCGAAAGTTGATGGGTCGAGGTCGAGAAAGACTTCCAAGTTAAATAAAAATGTTGTCTTTCAAATTCCGAAAGAGGAAATTCATCATAGTAAGCATGGAAAAGATGAAGGTGAAGTATTTGAAGTCAGTCCAAGGCCGATAAAC GAAAAGCGGACCTGGTTGAAGTTGGGGAACTTG TCTTGGGAAAGTTTGATGACAGCGCAGAATGAAGGAAAACTAGTGTTGCTTCAGAATTTGGATCCAACTCTTACTTCGGCTGATGTAATG GAAATTATTTGGCATGCATTTGAAGAAAAATGCATGGCCAAGATGGTGCAACGCACTGCTATGTCTAGTCCACACAATG GCCaagctctccttatattcaataCAAGAGAAATTGCTGAGAAGGTTTTGAAAAAATTGGATGACAAGTGCTTGATGCTACTAGACCAGAG GCCACTAGTTGGTTGCCCTGTGCTCCTTCCTGAATACCCTAGGAAACAGACAGCATTTGTTGGCCActtgtctattgacaaagttaAACGCCTAATGCAGAGGGAAATG AAAGAAGCAGTGTCTACGTCTCATTATTCCCAGCCAAACACAATTGAATATGAGATGGCTATGGAGTGGTCACTTCTACAATCAAAATCTAATATCTGGTGCCAGAAACTTTTTGAG CTACATGAGGTGGAGTCGAGGAAACTTATGGCCAATCTCCAAGTGAAATAA